One Arachis hypogaea cultivar Tifrunner chromosome 2, arahy.Tifrunner.gnm2.J5K5, whole genome shotgun sequence genomic window, GAAACAGGAGGTCGAAGAACCTTTAAGAAACTACAtgaaaaggttcaacaaagcgtgcttggagattcaagacctgcccacggaGGCAATAATCATGGGCCTAGTAAATGGACTCAGGGAAGGCTCCTTCtcccagtccatatcaaaaaggcaaCCTACCTCCTTgaatgatgtacaggaaagagccgaaaagtacatcaacatagagGAAAACGCTAGACTACGAGAGCCAAGTTGGCGGCTTGGGCACTATCACCTgttgaaagagaaagagagagagtccaagaagaagaaggagatcgGCGTAGAGAAGTCGAGGAGATATCACTCTTATAGTCCTCTGAAAGTTTCCCTAATCGATGTGTATAGGGAAATCTGTCATACTGAAAGGCTTCCACCCCCTAGGCCCATCAAGAACAAAAAGGGGGAGAGTCGTGACGACTACTGCGAATACTATAAAATGTATGGTCACCCTACAAATGACTGTTACGACCTAAAAAACGTGATAGAAAAACTGGCCAGGGAAGGTCGGCTCGACAGATATCTCGTAGAAAGGTCGGACAAACATGGAAAAAGGAAGCGAGATGATAGTAACcaaagagacccaccaccacagaCCCCAGAGAGACATGTACACATGATCTCGGAGGGATTTGGAGGAGGAGGGCTCACTAAGTCATCTCGCAAGAGGCATCTAAAGCGGGTCTACCAGGTCAGGAGCGAGACTCCCGATCTCCCAACCAtctcattcaccaaagaagatgggcaagggatCATCCTTGGGCATGATGACCTggtggtgataaccatgatcctgGTAAATCCCCATCTCCACATAACCTTGGTGGATCAAGGGAGCTCGGTTGACATACTCTTCAAGCCAGCAtttgacaaactagggttggatgaaaGGGAGCTAAAAGCTTACCTGGACACCCTTTATGGATTAGAAGACAtgccaataaagccactaggatacatacccctccacacgacctttggaacgggggaaaaatccaaaactctgagtgTCGACTTTGTATTCGTTGATGTTGGGTCGGCGTATAATGCCTTAATTGGCAGAACTACCCTAAACCGGCTCAGAGCGGTGGTGTCAACCCTTCACCTTTGCATAAAATTTCCAACGCCTAAGGGAATAGCGACGGTGCGGGGAGACCAAaaattggcaagaaagtgctACAATAAGAGCTTGAACCTCAGAGGAAAGGGCAAGAAAGttcacaccatagagctcggtGGGGTAAAAGCTAAAGAAGAGCTGTGGCCGCAACAGGGGGAAAAACATGAAGAGGTTCAAATCGGAGAAGAGGAATGGAAAAATACTAACATAGGAGCCAAGCTAGGTGGAGATTTAAAACAGAGGCTGATAAAGCTCCTAggattcaacaggaacaaagcatctccatacacttatccaaaattcccaccaatgatttacataagtatctctatccttattttatgctttatttattattattttcgaaaaccattataactatttgaatccgcctaactgagatttacaagatgaccaaagcttgcttcataccaaaaatcttcgtgggatcgacccttactcatgtaaggtttattacttgaacgacccagtgcacttgctggttagttgtgcgaagttgtgaggaatgtgagtgaaccatagtattgtgcaccaagtctCTGGAGCCATTACTAAGAATTGTTCGAATTATAAAAAGAGTAAATCATAATTTTGCCTATCAGCAAGCTCGcggcaaattggaaaggaccatacaaaattagggaggtcttaggaaaaggctactatAAAGTGACCGA contains:
- the LOC112723513 gene encoding uncharacterized protein, with amino-acid sequence MYLANASDATRCKAFPTTLTKVAKKWFDSLPPRLVTSFDDLSRKFLMRFSIQKDKVKHAPSLLGVKQEVEEPLRNYMKRFNKACLEIQDLPTEAIIMGLVNGLREGSFSQSISKRQPTSLNDVQERAEKYINIEENARLREPSWRLGHYHLLKEKERESKKKKEIGVEKSRRYHSYSPLKVSLIDVYREICHTERLPPPRPIKNKKGESRDDYCEYYKMYGHPTNDCYDLKNVIEKLAREGRLDRYLVERSDKHGKRKRDDSNQRDPPPQTPERHVHMISEGFGGGGLTKSSRKRHLKRVYQVRSETPDLPTISFTKEDGQGIILGHDDLVVITMILNYPKPAQSGGVNPSPLHKISNA